The sequence below is a genomic window from Granulicatella elegans.
GGCGTTACATTATATTTCATGAGACATGGTGAGACAGTTTTTAATCGATACAATAAAATTCAAGGATGGGCAGATACACCATTAACAAAAGAAGGAAGATTAGATGCAATTCGTTCTGGATTAGGAATGAGAGATATTCCATTTCATGCAGTTTATACAAGTGATTTAAGAAGAACGATTGAAACAGCTCAATTAGTATTAAGAGATCACCCTTTAAGAGAACAATTAACAATTCAAATGATGCCAGAATTCCGTGAAGTTTGTTTTGGAAGTTTAGAAGGGCAAAATTCAACAGAAGTTTGGAAGGATTTGTATAAGACATTACAACGTACATTTAATCAAAATGATGGTAGAAATGTTATCGAAGAGATGAATCAAATTAAAGCAATGGATCCAGATCATATTGGAGAAAACTTTATGGAATTTTGGACTCGTGTCGAACAAGGGTTGATTAAACTTATCGATAAACATCGTGATACGAATCAGCATATTTTAATTGTGAGTCATGGAATGACGATTCGTAATATTTTACATGAATTAATTCCTGATTTTAAATTATCAGATATGATTGATAATTCTTCGTTAAATATTGTGGAATATTCAAATGGACAATATCATTTGAAAGCATTAAATCAAACAAGTCATTTTGCATTGAGAAAAGAAGCGGTAGAGCGTGAATTCTCATTATTACCAATGACATTATTTGAAAAATAAACAAGAAAAATGACTTTTCTAAAAGTAGTTAGGAATACCTGGAAATGTAGGACATTACTATTTGGAAAAGTCATTTCTATTTTGTAGAAGAAAGAAGGGATGAATATGTGGATGGTATTTGCCTTGTTATCGGCGTTTTTTGCAGCATTAACGTCAATTTTAGCGAAGATTGGAATTAATGGAGTGAATTCTAATTTGGCAACAGCAGTTCGAACAGTAGTGGTTGTTGCAATGTCATGGTTGATGGTATTTGTAACGAATCAACAATCTGGATTAAGTGAGATTAGTAAGAAGAGCTGGATTTTTTTAATCTTATCAGGATTAGCAACAGGAGCATCTTGGTTATGTTATTATCGAGCATTGCAATTAGGAAGTGTAGCAGAAGTAGCAGCGATTGATAAATTAAGTATTGTGA
It includes:
- a CDS encoding histidine phosphatase family protein, which produces MADKGVTLYFMRHGETVFNRYNKIQGWADTPLTKEGRLDAIRSGLGMRDIPFHAVYTSDLRRTIETAQLVLRDHPLREQLTIQMMPEFREVCFGSLEGQNSTEVWKDLYKTLQRTFNQNDGRNVIEEMNQIKAMDPDHIGENFMEFWTRVEQGLIKLIDKHRDTNQHILIVSHGMTIRNILHELIPDFKLSDMIDNSSLNIVEYSNGQYHLKALNQTSHFALRKEAVEREFSLLPMTLFEK
- a CDS encoding EamA family transporter, coding for MWMVFALLSAFFAALTSILAKIGINGVNSNLATAVRTVVVVAMSWLMVFVTNQQSGLSEISKKSWIFLILSGLATGASWLCYYRALQLGSVAEVAAIDKLSIVITVFLAVIFLQDTLTIKTLIGCGLITAGTVLMVW